The following are encoded in a window of Streptomyces sp. SAT1 genomic DNA:
- a CDS encoding helix-turn-helix domain-containing protein, protein MPAGGRPTVRSRRLGTALRQYRLAARLDQPQAAEIIASSQARISRMESGHATPRVIEVRLLLDAYGVLDPEVRGKLEDLAKHSKNRGWWLEHAEHLRPDYVDHIALEDDATYIRQWQPVLVPGLLQTPAYAEEVISAGPDYVDPEILDQLVKVREARQAKIGEGGASYTAIFWEAAVAHPVVSIGTHQEQLSAILAVAKRKNVTVQVLPFSAGVLVAAVPAFSSFSFDSEPAVEAVTIENLRGTSVLEAPEDLAAYGNAYDLLRSAALAPDASARLIRDVLRNLKEE, encoded by the coding sequence ATGCCCGCAGGTGGACGGCCGACGGTACGCAGCAGGCGGTTGGGTACCGCACTCAGGCAGTACCGACTGGCCGCCAGACTCGACCAGCCGCAGGCAGCGGAGATCATCGCGTCGAGCCAGGCCCGGATCAGCCGTATGGAGAGCGGACACGCCACTCCACGAGTCATCGAGGTGCGGCTTCTGCTGGACGCGTACGGCGTCCTGGATCCGGAAGTGCGGGGCAAGCTGGAGGACTTGGCGAAGCACTCCAAGAACCGGGGCTGGTGGCTGGAGCACGCGGAACACCTGCGGCCGGACTACGTCGATCACATCGCGTTGGAGGACGATGCGACGTACATCCGTCAGTGGCAGCCGGTGCTGGTGCCCGGCCTGTTGCAGACGCCGGCCTACGCGGAAGAGGTCATCTCGGCGGGGCCTGACTACGTTGATCCAGAGATCCTGGATCAGTTGGTGAAAGTGCGCGAGGCGCGTCAAGCCAAGATCGGAGAGGGCGGCGCTTCGTACACCGCCATCTTCTGGGAAGCGGCGGTTGCGCACCCCGTTGTGAGCATCGGGACTCACCAGGAGCAACTGTCCGCGATTCTCGCGGTCGCGAAGAGGAAGAACGTCACCGTGCAGGTGCTGCCGTTCAGCGCGGGAGTCCTGGTGGCCGCGGTTCCTGCCTTCTCCTCCTTCAGTTTCGACTCGGAACCGGCCGTGGAAGCAGTGACGATCGAGAACCTCCGTGGCACATCCGTCCTCGAAGCGCCCGAGGACTTGGCGGCTTACGGCAACGCGTACGACCTACTACGATCGGCGGCATTGGCACCGGACGCGAGCGCGAGGCTCATCCGGGACGTACTGAGGAACCTGAAAGAAGAGTGA
- a CDS encoding FAD-binding and (Fe-S)-binding domain-containing protein encodes MTDQTDRSARSAPQAGSALEADLRRAVRGEVGFDVTSRALVTMDASNYRRVPLGVVAPRDADDVAAALAVCREHGVPVVPRGGGTSIAGQATGTGVVLDFTPHMNRVLELDPGARTAVVQPGLVLDRLQEAAAPHGLRFGPDPSTHSRCTLGGMIANNSCGSHSVAWGTTADSVRELSVLTARGERLRLGKEWAGAPEGLRALAEGELARLRTGFPDLPRRISGYALDALLPERGADVARSFCGSEGTLGVLTEAVVSLVRAPAARALAVLGYADEGAAAEAAPALLPHRPLTVEGMSRDLVPASASGLPRGGAWLFVETGGDTEAEARARAEAVTGAADAVDTLVVTDPRAQRALWRIREDAAGTATRMPDGTEAWPGWEDCAVPPARLGPYLRDFRSLLKAHDLRGTPYGHFGDGCIHVRIDFDLLSEAGVGRFRLFSEELADLVAAHGGSLSGEHGDGQARAELLPKMYGARTVALFERAKAVWDPDDLLNPGMLVRPAPLDANLRFAVLPREPVDVAFGYPADGGDFGAAVRRCVGVAKCRTTEASGAAVMCPSFRATGAEEHSTRGRARLLHEMLAGELITDGWRSPEVRDALDLCLACKGCRSDCPVGVDMATYKAEFLHHHYAGRRRPAAHYSMGLLPRWLRWAAATRTAPVLNALAAVPPLAAVAKRLAGIAPERAIPRLAARPFTRWWRTRRRPFPAAGGDLVVLWPDTFTEHLSPSVGSAAVRVLEAAGLRVALPPTLRLSGARIGDGRSAAVNPLSVLRGRGRVCCGLTYVSTGQLDRARTVLRRTLDLMEPVLETTAPVVVLEPSCAAALRTDLPALLPEDPRAQRLADRVLTFAQTLERHAPGWRPPRLDRPVAGQTHCHQHAVLGDEAERRLRTAAGLTGDLSGGCCGLAGDFGFEEGHWEVSTACAEEQLLPSVRSAPDGTVVLADGFSCRTQLEQLAGVRGRHLAEVLAAALDDDAAPDSDPNPNPNPNPNPNLDPDTDTDTDTDPNPGAGAATE; translated from the coding sequence ATGACGGATCAGACGGATCGCTCGGCCCGATCGGCGCCTCAGGCCGGCTCGGCTCTTGAGGCGGACCTGCGGCGCGCCGTCCGGGGCGAGGTCGGTTTCGACGTCACCTCCCGGGCGCTGGTCACCATGGACGCTTCCAACTACCGCCGGGTCCCGCTGGGCGTGGTGGCACCGCGGGACGCCGACGACGTGGCGGCGGCGCTCGCCGTGTGCCGGGAGCACGGCGTGCCGGTGGTCCCGCGCGGCGGCGGCACGTCGATCGCGGGCCAGGCGACCGGCACCGGGGTGGTGCTGGACTTCACCCCGCACATGAACCGGGTGCTGGAGCTCGACCCCGGGGCCCGGACCGCCGTCGTCCAGCCGGGACTGGTGCTCGACCGGCTCCAGGAGGCCGCCGCCCCGCACGGGCTCCGCTTCGGACCCGACCCGTCCACGCACAGCCGCTGCACGCTCGGCGGCATGATCGCCAACAACTCGTGCGGCTCCCACTCGGTGGCCTGGGGCACGACCGCCGACAGCGTGCGCGAGCTGTCCGTGCTCACCGCGCGCGGCGAGCGGCTGCGCCTCGGCAAGGAGTGGGCCGGGGCGCCGGAAGGGCTGCGCGCGCTGGCCGAGGGCGAGTTGGCCCGGCTGCGCACCGGCTTCCCCGACCTCCCCCGCCGCATCTCCGGGTACGCGCTGGACGCCCTGCTGCCCGAGCGCGGCGCCGACGTGGCGCGGTCCTTCTGCGGCTCGGAAGGCACCCTGGGCGTGCTGACCGAGGCGGTGGTGTCCCTGGTCCGCGCTCCGGCCGCACGGGCGCTTGCCGTGCTCGGGTACGCGGACGAGGGCGCCGCCGCCGAGGCGGCCCCCGCGCTGCTGCCCCACCGGCCGCTCACGGTGGAGGGCATGTCCCGCGACCTGGTGCCCGCCTCGGCGTCCGGGCTGCCCCGGGGCGGCGCCTGGCTGTTCGTGGAGACGGGCGGCGACACGGAGGCGGAGGCCCGCGCGCGTGCCGAGGCGGTCACCGGCGCGGCCGACGCAGTGGACACCCTGGTCGTCACCGACCCGCGCGCGCAGCGCGCCCTGTGGCGCATCCGCGAGGACGCGGCCGGTACGGCGACCCGGATGCCGGACGGCACCGAGGCATGGCCCGGCTGGGAGGACTGCGCGGTGCCGCCCGCCCGGCTGGGCCCCTATCTGCGGGACTTCCGCTCCCTGCTCAAGGCCCACGACCTGCGCGGCACTCCGTACGGGCACTTCGGCGACGGCTGCATCCACGTCCGCATCGACTTCGACCTGCTGAGCGAGGCGGGCGTCGGGCGGTTCCGGCTGTTCTCGGAGGAGCTGGCCGACCTGGTGGCCGCGCACGGCGGCTCGCTGTCCGGGGAGCACGGCGACGGCCAGGCCCGCGCCGAGCTGCTGCCGAAGATGTACGGCGCGCGGACGGTCGCCCTGTTCGAGCGCGCCAAGGCCGTCTGGGATCCCGACGACCTGCTCAACCCGGGCATGCTGGTCCGCCCCGCCCCGCTGGACGCCAACCTCCGCTTCGCCGTGCTGCCGCGCGAACCGGTGGACGTCGCCTTCGGGTATCCGGCCGACGGCGGCGACTTCGGCGCGGCGGTCCGCCGGTGCGTCGGCGTCGCCAAGTGCCGTACGACGGAGGCGTCCGGGGCCGCCGTGATGTGCCCGTCGTTCCGGGCGACCGGCGCCGAGGAGCACTCCACGCGCGGCCGGGCCCGGCTGCTGCACGAGATGCTCGCGGGCGAGCTGATCACCGACGGCTGGCGCTCCCCGGAGGTGCGGGACGCCCTCGACCTGTGCCTGGCCTGCAAGGGCTGCCGCTCGGACTGCCCGGTCGGCGTCGACATGGCCACGTACAAGGCGGAGTTCCTGCACCACCACTACGCCGGGCGCCGCCGCCCCGCCGCGCACTACTCCATGGGTCTGCTCCCGCGCTGGCTGCGCTGGGCGGCGGCCACCCGCACGGCACCGGTCCTCAACGCGCTCGCCGCGGTCCCCCCGCTGGCCGCCGTCGCCAAGCGCCTGGCCGGGATCGCGCCCGAGCGCGCCATCCCGCGCCTGGCGGCGCGGCCGTTCACCCGCTGGTGGCGCACCCGGCGGCGGCCGTTCCCGGCGGCCGGCGGCGACCTGGTCGTCCTGTGGCCCGACACCTTCACCGAGCATCTGTCGCCGTCCGTGGGCAGCGCCGCCGTACGGGTGCTGGAGGCGGCCGGACTCCGGGTGGCGCTGCCGCCGACGCTGCGGCTGTCCGGGGCGCGCATCGGCGACGGGAGATCGGCCGCCGTGAACCCGCTCTCCGTCCTGCGGGGCCGGGGCCGCGTCTGCTGCGGCCTCACCTACGTCTCGACGGGCCAGCTCGACCGCGCCCGTACGGTGCTGCGCCGCACCCTCGACCTGATGGAACCGGTCCTGGAGACCACCGCCCCGGTCGTCGTCCTGGAACCGAGCTGCGCCGCCGCGCTCCGCACCGATCTGCCCGCCCTGCTGCCAGAGGACCCGCGCGCCCAGCGCCTCGCCGACCGCGTGCTGACCTTCGCCCAGACCCTTGAGCGCCACGCCCCCGGCTGGCGGCCGCCCCGCCTGGACCGTCCCGTCGCCGGTCAGACCCACTGCCACCAGCACGCCGTCCTCGGCGACGAGGCGGAGCGCCGGCTGCGCACGGCGGCGGGCCTGACCGGCGACCTCTCCGGCGGCTGCTGCGGCCTGGCCGGCGACTTCGGTTTCGAGGAGGGGCACTGGGAAGTGTCCACGGCCTGCGCGGAGGAACAGCTCCTGCCCTCCGTGCGCAGCGCCCCGGACGGCACGGTGGTCCTGGCGGACGGCTTCTCCTGCCGTACGCAGCTGGAGCAGCTCGCCGGGGTGCGCGGCAGACACCTGGCGGAGGTGCTGGCCGCGGCACTGGACGACGATGCGGCCCCGGACTCAGACCCGAACCCGAACCCGAACCCGAACCCGAACCCGAACCTGGACCCGGACACGGACACGGACACGGACACGGACCCGAACCCGGGCGCGGGTGCCGCCACGGAATGA
- a CDS encoding DUF397 domain-containing protein, protein MAEVVGTFRKSSYSGQQGDCVEVAPTADHGRAVRDSKQQHGPLLIVSRDGWQAFLQQFA, encoded by the coding sequence GTGGCCGAGGTCGTAGGCACCTTTCGAAAGTCGTCGTACTCCGGTCAGCAGGGCGACTGCGTAGAGGTGGCCCCCACCGCCGACCACGGCCGTGCCGTCCGCGACAGCAAGCAGCAGCACGGCCCCCTCCTCATCGTCTCCCGCGACGGCTGGCAGGCGTTCCTCCAGCAGTTCGCGTAG
- the serC gene encoding phosphoserine transaminase, translated as MADIEIPADIKPADGRFGAGPSKVRTEALDALAATGTSLMGTSHRQAPVKNLVGKVREGISALFQLPEGYEVVLGNGGSTAFWDIATHGLIENKSQHLTFGEFSSKFAKAAKLAPWLAEPTVVSADPGTHPEARAEAGTDVYALTHNETSTGVAMPIRRVAGADDGALVLVDATSGAGGLPVDVSETDVYYFAPQKSFASDGGLWIGVFSPAAIERAERVHASGRHIPEFFSLPTAIDNSRKNQTYNTPALATLFLLNEQLEWMNGQGGLDFTTARTKDSSTRLYTWAEESKYATPFVADPAKRSQVIGTIDFADEIDAAAVAKVLRANGVVDTEPYRKLGRNQLRIAMFPAIDPADVEALTKCVDYVIEKL; from the coding sequence GTGGCCGACATCGAGATCCCCGCTGACATCAAGCCCGCCGACGGACGCTTCGGCGCGGGCCCCTCCAAGGTGCGCACCGAGGCGCTGGACGCCCTCGCCGCCACCGGTACGTCCCTCATGGGCACCTCCCACCGTCAGGCTCCCGTCAAGAACCTGGTCGGCAAGGTGCGCGAGGGCATCAGCGCACTGTTCCAGCTCCCCGAGGGCTACGAGGTGGTCCTCGGCAACGGCGGCTCGACCGCCTTCTGGGACATCGCGACCCACGGTCTGATCGAGAACAAGTCGCAGCACCTCACCTTCGGCGAGTTCAGCTCGAAGTTCGCCAAGGCAGCCAAGCTCGCGCCGTGGCTGGCCGAGCCCACCGTCGTCTCCGCCGACCCGGGCACCCACCCCGAGGCGCGGGCCGAGGCCGGCACCGACGTCTACGCCCTCACCCACAACGAGACCTCGACCGGTGTCGCCATGCCCATCCGGCGCGTGGCCGGTGCCGACGACGGCGCGCTCGTGCTGGTCGACGCCACCTCCGGCGCGGGCGGTCTGCCGGTCGACGTCTCCGAGACCGACGTCTACTACTTCGCCCCGCAGAAGTCCTTCGCCTCCGACGGCGGCCTGTGGATCGGCGTGTTCTCCCCCGCCGCGATCGAGCGCGCCGAGCGCGTCCACGCCTCCGGCCGCCACATCCCGGAGTTCTTCTCGCTGCCCACGGCGATCGACAACTCCCGCAAGAACCAGACGTACAACACCCCGGCGCTGGCCACGCTCTTCCTGCTCAACGAGCAGCTTGAGTGGATGAACGGCCAGGGCGGCCTGGACTTCACCACCGCCCGCACCAAGGACTCCTCGACCCGTCTGTACACCTGGGCGGAGGAGTCCAAGTACGCCACCCCGTTCGTCGCCGACCCGGCCAAGCGGTCCCAGGTCATCGGCACGATCGACTTCGCCGACGAGATCGACGCCGCCGCCGTCGCCAAGGTTCTGCGCGCCAACGGCGTCGTCGACACCGAGCCCTACCGCAAGCTCGGCCGCAACCAGCTCCGCATCGCGATGTTCCCGGCGATCGACCCGGCGGACGTCGAGGCGCTGACGAAGTGCGTCGACTACGTGATCGAGAAGCTGTGA
- a CDS encoding ATP-binding protein produces MPSTETFRIPKHRRHVPAARQRTAKALADWGITGEPADSVALLTSELVTNAVLHCRVTYAQVRVTLTLNGPDLLLEVSDPDRDRLPRLHDAAPDEEGGRGLALVAALADAWGCRQDPYTKSVWARFTLVDARRAGVRG; encoded by the coding sequence ATGCCCTCCACGGAAACCTTCCGCATCCCCAAGCACCGAAGGCACGTCCCCGCCGCACGCCAACGCACCGCCAAGGCGCTCGCGGACTGGGGCATCACCGGTGAACCCGCCGATTCCGTCGCCTTGTTGACGAGCGAGCTCGTCACCAACGCCGTGCTCCACTGCCGGGTCACCTACGCCCAGGTCAGGGTCACCCTCACCCTGAACGGGCCGGACCTGCTGCTGGAGGTCTCCGATCCCGACCGGGACAGACTGCCCAGGCTCCACGACGCCGCCCCGGACGAGGAGGGCGGGCGCGGGCTGGCCCTCGTGGCGGCGCTGGCCGACGCGTGGGGGTGCCGACAGGACCCGTACACGAAGAGCGTGTGGGCCCGGTTCACGCTCGTGGATGCCCGGCGGGCCGGCGTCAGGGGCTGA
- a CDS encoding helix-turn-helix domain-containing protein — MSTDYQRAREELGRRLRELRVEHPDGRLTGTELARRLGWPQSKVSKLESGRQTPTVGDLQAWAEAVGRPAVFDELRARLKGFESHIRSWRRLLAAGHAPVQETWNTLVGESRTLHVWDDHVVNGLLQTADYARSLFTSHAGLRRSPQDTENAVRARMKRQEWLYQPGKRLNLLMWEAALRSRVCAPEVLAAQLDRLLGVVGMDTVHLGVVPLDAPLRVPAGNGFWILDDRLVTVEDWHAELWLDDAETIALYRRAWDALAESAVFGAEAQQVIARIRRSISP; from the coding sequence GTGAGCACGGACTATCAGAGGGCGCGCGAGGAACTGGGCCGGAGGCTGCGGGAGTTACGCGTCGAGCACCCTGATGGCCGGCTCACCGGTACGGAGCTGGCCCGACGGCTGGGGTGGCCCCAGTCGAAGGTCAGCAAGCTGGAGAGCGGTCGGCAGACGCCCACGGTCGGCGACCTCCAGGCTTGGGCCGAGGCGGTGGGCCGGCCGGCCGTCTTCGATGAGCTGCGAGCTCGGCTGAAGGGCTTCGAGAGTCACATCCGGTCCTGGCGGCGGCTGCTCGCGGCAGGCCATGCTCCGGTGCAGGAGACGTGGAACACCCTCGTCGGCGAGTCGCGAACGCTCCATGTGTGGGACGACCACGTCGTCAACGGCCTCCTTCAGACCGCTGATTACGCCAGAAGCCTCTTCACATCGCATGCAGGGCTCCGCCGTTCTCCGCAGGACACGGAGAACGCGGTACGAGCCCGAATGAAGCGGCAGGAGTGGCTGTACCAGCCGGGCAAGCGGTTGAACCTGCTGATGTGGGAAGCCGCGCTTCGGTCCCGTGTCTGTGCGCCGGAGGTCCTGGCCGCTCAACTGGACCGGCTTCTCGGCGTCGTGGGTATGGACACCGTCCACCTGGGGGTTGTGCCCCTGGACGCGCCCTTGCGCGTTCCGGCCGGGAACGGGTTCTGGATTCTGGACGACCGGCTGGTCACGGTCGAGGACTGGCACGCCGAACTCTGGCTCGACGATGCGGAAACGATCGCTCTCTACCGGCGAGCCTGGGATGCGCTCGCGGAGTCGGCTGTCTTCGGGGCCGAAGCCCAGCAGGTGATCGCCCGCATTCGCCGGAGCATCAGCCCCTGA